The nucleotide window TCATGGCATTAGGGCAAGAACATGCGCAACGGCACGAACCCTTCCGCGTTCCTCACCCGTCCCTGGATGCCGCGAAAATGCGCGGCCGACTTCGTCACTTCAACGATGCTCAGCCCTTCTACGTTAGTTTTATTGACCTGGGACGCATGGGCTTGCAGCGCCTTGATCTTTTCGTCCAGGACCGCCCCGATGTCCACAAAGACCGTCGGGGAGAAATGCTGCGTCGTCGGCCCTTCGTAGAAAAGCACGTTTTTGGTATAGCGTGACGCCGAGACGGTGCTCATCGCCAGATGGCGGTGATCCTGGTGCGTATCATCGGGGAAATGCACGAAAATCACATGGGGAGCGACCTCCTGCACCACCCGTTCGATCTTCTGCACCAACCCTCGATCGTTGGGAATGGCGGTATCAGGATAGCCGCCCCAATAGACCTTGTCGACTCCCAGAATCTTTGCCGCATCGCCTTGCTCGGCCGTGCGGACCCGCGCATCGCCTCCCAACTCGCCTTCGGTCATGACCATCAAGAAGACCCCATGGCCTTGCTTCGAGTACCGCAGGAGAGCTCCCCCGCACCCGGCCTCGATATCGTCGGGATGCGCACCCAGTGCCAAAATACGAATCCGGTTCGAGTCCTCCGAAGCCATCGCCACCTCCATACCAACCTTCGGTTGAACCCGGCACTTCGATCAAGTGTGCCGGGAGAAGTTTTTTACCTCCAGTGAAATATCAACCAACCTTCGGTTGAACCGCCATACCAAGCTTCGCTTGAACCGCTCGCTTCGATCAGATGTGAGCGGATAGTTTTTGCTACCGGTATTCTTTCCGATCATTTGCGGGCGGAGAAGGTTTTTGCCTCGTACGATTCTCTCACACCTCGTATCTCATAAAGCGGACCTCGCTCTGCTGCGTCCGACACTTCACGCCTCACAGGATTGTTGCCGCGCGCGGCGCAGGAGCCGGAGCGCCTCGCCGCCGCAGGCAAAGAGCAGGTCAATGGCGGCCATGCCGGGCATGAATGGTTCATAACATTGAGCATAGACCGGATGGTGAAAGTCCTGCACCTCCAAGCGTATCCCCGAGGCTTCGAACCTCGGCCTATCCATGTATCCGGCCGCGCCAGCCCCGGCCAGATAGCTGGTGCCGCCCACTGTCCGGCAGATATCGATCAGCCGATCCGTCGGCTCATCCCGGAGCGTCATCTCCGACGCCATGCGCAAAGGCGTCGTGATGCCGTAGGCGTCCAGCAGCCACGCGAGCACCGCCACATTGAGATCCGACAAGCGTTCCCAGGGCCGCCGGCAAATCGCGCGCAACCCCTCCAGGAACGGCTCACGGTACGGCGCACGAGCATAGTGCATCTCGATCGTCCGCACGTGCTTGGCGCCCCATGCCTCGCTCGGATTGATGCGGACTTCATTGATCGGCTGCCCGAACCGATGGAGCACGGGCACGGTCACCCACTGGCAGCCCTGCGCCGTCCGGATGCGATTGCGGTTTTGCCATTCGTTCTTCTTGAACTGAACGGTGTCCAGTATCACAAAGACATCGGCCCGATCAATCTTATCCAGATAGCCCAACCAGGGCAGATATTGAGGTTGATGGATCGCGACCCGCATTACAACCCTTGCGACCCCACGGCCTGAGCCGGAGCCGCATCCGGCTGTATCGGCCTGCCCATCTCATCATACTGAGCGGCGGGCACCGGCCCGACGAAAATCGGGTTGCTCAGGATCTCGCTGCCCTTGCCCTGGATCGAAACCCGATAGAAATTCCAGACTCCCGGGGGGGCTCCTGGATCGGGAATCGTTTGCTCGAACGGCGTGATACCCGTCAGGGTCACGGCTACCTGGCCCGAGCGGATCAGCGTCAGCGTAATGGGATGCGCGCCCTGATCCACAGCCGTGACTCTCAGCCGCACCACCACATCCCTGGCCCCGTTGGGGTCCAACGACTCGCCGCTCCCGGCTCCCCTGGCACCGCCCTCGCATTCGACGCGGAACTGATCGAGGCGCAGGCCGGCCCCCTTGAGGTATTGGCCTGCCGAATAGAGCCTCCCGCTGCGGAGCGCCTCCACCAGCCCGGCGGCGCTCCGCTGGCGGACCCAGAAAATTGTCAGAACCTGGTCGAGTTCCCTGGTGTCCCGATTGACGCCGTGGAAGGCAATCTCCCCGACCGTGAACGGCGGAGCCTGGCCCTTGCGCTGCGTCGCATACTGAGCCAGGATTTGGTCCCAATCATTGCCCGGATTGATCACCGTCCGATTGTCCTGATAGATCCCGCCAAACCCTGTGTAACCGCTGGTCATCACCAAGGCATCCGCGTATGGCTCCGTCTTGACCGTCACCTTCCCCAAGGGGCCGTAGTCGAACACATTGAAGTCTCGCGCTTCGGGCATGGACCAGATTGTCACCCCGCCACGCGCCGCCACGGCGTCAATAAACGTTTGATAGGGCTTGTAGCTCAGGTGATCGTCATAGATGCTGTAGACCGGCGAGCCGACCGGCCAGGCATTGAACAAGAGCAACGAGGCGGCGACAGCCAGCATGAAAGAGGCCAGGCGGTGCTTGCGACGCACCCGATAGGTGACCCGCCCATCACGCGAAATCCTGGGGCTCCGACGGAACCAGAGCCGGACCGCCGGCACGAACAGCAGCACCGGCAATAAGGCCACACCGCTGGCCCCATCATAGTGGTAGGAACCGGGGTTGCCGTTCGCCGGCAGGGCAGCATAGTCTTCCGCACGCGCCAAGCCGAACGCCAGGATGTTTTTCTGGGAATTGTGCATCGTCAGGTTCCCCTCGAACAGGGAACCGGTCCAATAGTAGTGGGGCACAGCCTCGACGCCGGGAATCAACAATACCTTGGGGTGGCGAGCCTGCGCCGC belongs to Nitrospirota bacterium and includes:
- a CDS encoding PIG-L family deacetylase; protein product: MEVAMASEDSNRIRILALGAHPDDIEAGCGGALLRYSKQGHGVFLMVMTEGELGGDARVRTAEQGDAAKILGVDKVYWGGYPDTAIPNDRGLVQKIERVVQEVAPHVIFVHFPDDTHQDHRHLAMSTVSASRYTKNVLFYEGPTTQHFSPTVFVDIGAVLDEKIKALQAHASQVNKTNVEGLSIVEVTKSAAHFRGIQGRVRNAEGFVPLRMFLP